The Chloroflexota bacterium DNA window TACCTGGACTTCTATCAAAACGAGCCGTTTGTCAGGGTAACCGAGTACCCGCCCCACACCAAGCACACCTGGGGCAACAACCTCTGCCTGGTCTACCCCACCATCGACGAAAGGACCGGCCGACTTATTGTCATCAGCTGCATCGACAATCTGGTGAAGGGGGCGGCGGGGCAGGCAGTCCAGAACATGAACCTGATGCTGGGGCTGCCGGAGACAACCGGACTTGAGGCAATCGCTATTTACCCGTAAGCTGGCCTCAAGCGTGCGTCATTATCTCCAGCACTGAGCTGGCAAAATAAGCCTCGTTAAGCCGTGTCATGTCCTTTAACCCTTATTTCAGCCTCAATAGCCTCAATTTTCGAATTCACGGTTAGCTTCGTCACCACGCCTATGATAGTGCCCGACAGCGTACCATTTCTCAACATTATGTCAATTATTATAGTGATTGCCTCTTAGTGCTTGCTCTGCTATGCTTTAGGACAATGAGAGACAACTTCGGGCGCTTTGATTATATTAAAATAACCATTTATGGCTTTGCTCTGGCTGCCCTCTGGAGCAGCCTGCACAGTATCGTGCTGCCGCTCCGACTGCTTGACCTGGTTGCCGAGACAGAGAAAAATACCAAGCTCGGCCTGCTCACCTTTGCCGGTCTAATCCTGGCGATGATTGTCCAGCCGATAGTCGGCGCCATAAGCGACCGCTCGGGCTTCAGATGGGGCCGTAGGCGGCCGTACATTCTACTGGGCAGCCTGATTGGCATCCTGCTTCTGCCTGGAATAGGCCTGTTCCAGAGTTATGCCGCCCTGTTCGCTATCTACTGTCTGCTGCAGATGACCAGCAACACGGCGCAGGGACCTTACCAGGCGTTCATCCCCGACCTTGTCCCGCCGGGCAGGAAAGGGCTGGCCTCCGGCGTTAAAAGCCTGCTGGAAATTATCGGCGGCATTGCCATTGTCAGGCTCACCGGTTATTTCATGGGCAATTACGTCCCCGGCGAGGGTACTTTTTGGCTATGGCTTGTGCTGGGGACACTGGCAGCCGTTCTGCTGGGGGCCATGCTGGCAACGATAATAATGGTGAGGGAACCAGAGAGCAGAATAACTGAAAGGCAACTGCCTATATGGAAAACCCTTGTCCGGAGCTTCAGGATTGACGTAAGAAAAGACCGCGATTTCATCGTCTTTCTCGTTTCCCGCCTTCTTATCTTCATGGCGCTGGCCACCATCCAGACGTTCGCCCTCTTCTACCTGAGAGATGTCATCGGTCTGGCCAACCCGGCAACGGCCACGGCGGACCTTCTCATTGCCGCGGGCGTCGGGATGCTGCTTTCCGTTTACCCCGCCGGAAGGCTCTCCGATAAAATTGGTCGCCGACCCGTGGTCATTTCCTCTGGCCTTTTGGGAGCTGGTGGCATACTGGTTATCTTTTTCTCAACCGGCTACGGCGTGCTCATTGCCGGTGGCGCCATCATCGGCATTGCCACTGGAGCATTTATGAGTTCCAACTGGGCTCTGGCCACCGACCTCGTGCCCGGCGGTGAAGAGGCACGCTATCTTGGGCTGACCAACATGGCAACCGCCGGCGGGGCGGCTCTGGCACGCCTCATCGGGCCCGTAATCGACTATTTCAACCGTTTTGACGCCGGCCTGGGCTATCAGGTAATGCTGGGGGCGTGCTTCGCCTATTTTGTTGTAGGCTCATTGCTGCTTCTTAAAATCAGGGGGCAGCATTAGCCAAAAGAAGGCAGCAGCGCTTGCCAGCCCAGGGCCGCCAGCGTTACAAAAACAATGTACAGTATCGTCCTGCCCAGTCCGCAGAAGAGGATGAATTTCCAGAGCGGAAAACGGAGAATCCCGGCGGCAATCCCCACCAGGTCAAAGGCAAACGGTACCAGCGAAAAAAGGATTATGGCTGTGGCTCCCCACCTTCTCACCCACCCTTCTACCTTTCCGTACATTTTCCCTCGCGCCACAATCTCCCGTCCGCTGTAGCCGACAACATAACCGGTTATCTCCCCGATGGCGGCACCGATTCCTCCCAGAAGGCCCACAATTATCGGACCGGATAAACCGGTGCTGCCGTAAAGCAGAATTCCCAGATTGGACAATATCAACAGAACCGCACCCGGGAAGATAATGGTCGCATTGCCGATGAGGCTGATGAGAAATGCGCCCCAGTAGAAATGCGCCCTTAATTCGGCCAGCCTCTCCGGATGGCGGCCGTAGACAAGCTGCAGAGTCACGGTAACGGCAATAACGAGCAGAAGGGCTACGACAAAGAGTAGTCGCCTCTGTTTGGATTTCTTACCCGGTTCAACTGGTTGCGTTTCCATGACCGTGCTGTCCGTTTCCGGCAATGAACAATATGTAAAATGCCATTTGCCCGCAAGGGCTTATTTCTGCTATACTTGGCTCGTGTGCCCCCATCGTCTAGAGGCCTAGGACACCGGCCTTTCAAGCCGGCAACAGGGATTCGAATTCCCTTGGGGGCATTCTAATTCACCCACCGTCCCCAACGC harbors:
- a CDS encoding MFS transporter, encoding MRDNFGRFDYIKITIYGFALAALWSSLHSIVLPLRLLDLVAETEKNTKLGLLTFAGLILAMIVQPIVGAISDRSGFRWGRRRPYILLGSLIGILLLPGIGLFQSYAALFAIYCLLQMTSNTAQGPYQAFIPDLVPPGRKGLASGVKSLLEIIGGIAIVRLTGYFMGNYVPGEGTFWLWLVLGTLAAVLLGAMLATIIMVREPESRITERQLPIWKTLVRSFRIDVRKDRDFIVFLVSRLLIFMALATIQTFALFYLRDVIGLANPATATADLLIAAGVGMLLSVYPAGRLSDKIGRRPVVISSGLLGAGGILVIFFSTGYGVLIAGGAIIGIATGAFMSSNWALATDLVPGGEEARYLGLTNMATAGGAALARLIGPVIDYFNRFDAGLGYQVMLGACFAYFVVGSLLLLKIRGQH
- a CDS encoding VTT domain-containing protein yields the protein METQPVEPGKKSKQRRLLFVVALLLVIAVTVTLQLVYGRHPERLAELRAHFYWGAFLISLIGNATIIFPGAVLLILSNLGILLYGSTGLSGPIIVGLLGGIGAAIGEITGYVVGYSGREIVARGKMYGKVEGWVRRWGATAIILFSLVPFAFDLVGIAAGILRFPLWKFILFCGLGRTILYIVFVTLAALGWQALLPSFG